The Pseudomonas nunensis genome includes the window CGACTCGACCCGCCTGTACTTCGCTGACAGCCTCGACCGCACGCTCTATCAGCACTTCATCCGCACCGACGGTAGCCTCGACCCGGCCCAGGTCTGGTTCGGCCCCCACGAACGCGGCGGCCCCGACGGTTCGGCGATGGATGCGCAGGGCTATCTGTGGAACGCCCGGTGGGACGGCAGTTGTCTGCTTCGAATCAGCCCCGAAGGCCAGGTTGATCGGGTAATCGAATTGCCGGTCAGCCGCCCCACCAGTTGCGTGTTCGGTGGCGAAGACCTGCAAACCCTGTACATCACCAGCGCCGCCAGTCCGCTCAACCATCCACTGGACGGCGCGGTGCTGTCGATTCGGTTCGATGTGCCCGGAAAAACCTGTACGAGATTTGCTGGATAAATCCCAAAATATGGGATGTAAAATTATATATTGAGATTATTTGGCGGTCGGGTTTATAGTCGGCTCCATCAGTTACACGCACTCACACTTAAAAAAACAAAACAGGTGAAGTGATGCAGGGATTTTCTAAGCAGTTTTTCGACCGGACATCGACAGATGCCCGGTTTTTGTCGTGCCTGAAAAAGGGAGCCGGGATTCATGGCTGAGCCTCTTTCCCTGCCTCCCGTGCCCGAGCCGCCGAAGGGCGAACGACTAAAAAACAAAGTCGTGCTGCTCACCGGCGCGGCTCAAGGTATCGGCGAAGCCATCGTTGCGACGTTTGCCTGCCAGCAAGCCAGGCTGATCATCAGCGACATCCAGGGCGAAAAAGTCGAGAAAGTCGCGGCCCACTGGCGCGACAAAGGTTTTGACGTGCAAGCGATCAAGGCTGATGTATCGAACCAGCAAGACCTGCACGCCATGGCCAGATTGGCCGTCGAACGCCACGGCCGCATCGACGTGCTGGTCAACTGCGCGGGGGTCAATGTGTTCTGTGATCCTCTGGAAATGACCGAGGAAGACTGGCGCCGCTGCTTCGCTATTGACCTCGACGGCGCGTGGTTCGGCTGCAAGGCCGTGTTGCCGCAGATGATCGAGCAGGGCATCGGCAGCATCATCAACATCGCCTCGACCCATTCTTCCCACATTATTCCCGGCTGCTTTCCGTATCCGGTGGCCAAGCACGGTTTGCTCGGCCTGACCCGCGCCCTCGGCATCGAATACGCGCCGAAGGGCGTTCGCGTCAACGCCATCGCGCCGGGCTACATCGAAACCCAACTGAACGTCGATTACTGGAACGGTTTTGCCGACCCCCAGGCCGAACGTCAGCGGGCCTTTGATCTGCATCCGCCGCGCCGCATCGGGCAGCCGATGGAAGTGGCGATGACGGCTGTTTTCCTGGCCAGTGATGAAGCGCCGTTCATCAATGCGTCATGCATCACCATCGATGGTGGGCGCTCGGTCATGTACCACGACTGAGCACATCGGGTTTCAGACGCGGAACTCCGTCCGAAATCCAATCATCATACGATATGACTTTTGGCTACACGCTTGACCGCTGCATCGGTTTTCAAAATAACGCTCAAAAAAAATAACAAGGAGTCAGCTTATGAATCGTCGTCCTGGGATCCGTTCCCTGTGCTGTGCCGCTTTGGCGGTCACGGCGGTCAGCCTGAGCAGTTCGCTGCTGGCGGCCGAGCAAGTGAAAATCGGTTTTCTGGTCAAGCAGGCTGAAGAGCCCTGGTTCCAGACCGAATGGGCCTTCGCCGAAAAGGCCGGCAAGGACAAAGGCTTCACCGTGATCAAGATCGCTGTGCCCGATGGCGAGAAAACCCTCTCGGCCATCGACAGCCTGGCGGCCAACGGTGCCAAAGGCTTTGTGATTTGCCCGCCAGACGTCGGCCTCGGCCCAGCCATCGTCGCCAAAGCCAAGGCCAACGGCTTGAAAGTGATGACTGTCGATGACCGTTTCGTCGATGCCAACGGCAAGTTCATGGAAGACGTGCCGTACCTCGGCATGGCCGCGTTTGAAGTCGGCCAGAAACAGGGCACCGCCATGGCCACCGAAGCAAAAAAACGCGGCTGGGACTGGAAAGAAACCTACGCCGTGATCAACACCTTCAACGAACTCGACACCGGCAAGAAACGCACCGACGGTTCGGCCAAGGCCTTGGAAGATGCCGGTTTCCCTAAAGACCACATCCTCTTCACCGCACAGAAAACCCTCGACGTACCGGGCAGCATGGACGCCACCAACTCGGCCCTGGTGAAACTGCCAAGCGGCGCGAAAAACCTGATCATCGGCGGCATGAACGACAACACTGTGCTGGGCGGCGTGCGCGCCACCGAAAGCGCCGGGTTTACCGCCGCCAACGTGATCGGCATCGGCATCAACGGCACCGACGCCATCGGCGAACTGAAAAAGCCTAACAGCGGCTTCTTCGGCTCGATGCTGCCAAGCCCGCACATCGAAGGCTACAACACCGCCGCGATGATGTACGAGTGGGTCACCACCGGCAAAGAACCGCCGAAATACACCGCCATGGATGACGTGACGCTGATCACTCGCGAGAACTTCAAGCAGGAACTGGAAAAGATCGGCCTGTGGAATTGAAGGCCGGTTGATTTCATCGGCGGCCCTGGCGACGGGGCTGCCTGATCTGTGTGATGAGGTGGTTATGCAAGCGCAAACACAAACACAAGAACACGTCGGCGGCAGCTTGCGCTTCAACGGGATCGGCAAGACCTTTCCCGGGGTGAAGGCGCTGGACGGCATCAGCTTCGTCGCGCATCCGGGGCAGGTGCATGCCTTGATGGGCGAGAACGGCGCCGGCAAATCGACGTTGCTGAAAATCCTCGGCGGCGCCTACATTCCGAGCAGCGGCGACCTGCAGATCGGCGAGCGGACGATGGCCTTCAAGTCCACTGCCGACAGCATCGCAAGCCGCGTCGCAGTGATCCACCAGGAGCTGCATCTGGTCCCGGAAATGACCGTCGCGGAGAACCTGTTCCTTGGGCACCTGCCGGCCAGTTTCGGCCTGATCAATCGCAGCACGTTGCGCCAGCAAGCGTTGGCCTGCCTCAAGGGCCTGGCGGATGAAATCGATCCGCAAGAGAAAGTCGGGCGCCTGTCCCTCGGTCAGCGGCAATTGGTGGAAATCGCCAAGGCGTTGTCCCGTGGTGCGCATGTGATTGCGTTCGACGAACCGACCAGCAGCCTCTCGGCCCGGGAGATCGATCGCTTGATGGCGATCATCGGTCGCTTGCGGGATGAAGGCAAAGTGGTGCTCTACGTTTCCCATCGCATGGAAGAAGTGTTCCGCATCTGCAACGCGGTGACCGTGTTCAAGGATGGCCGCTTCGTGCGCACCTTCGAGAACATGAGTGAACTGACCCACGACCAGCTAGTGACCTGCATGGTCGGTCGCGATATCCAGGACATCTATGATTACCGCCCGCGTCAGCGCGGTGCGGTGGCGCTGAAGGTCGACGGTTTGCTCGGGCCTGGCCTGCGTGAGCCGGTGAGTTTCGAGGTGCACAAAGGCGAAATCCTCGGGCTGTTCGGTTTGGTCGGGGCAGGGCGCACCGAGCTGTTTCGCATGCTCAGCGGCCTGACCCGCAACACCGCCGGACGCCTGGAGCTGCGCGGCCATGAACTGAAACTGCGCTCACCGCGCGATGCGATAGCCGCCGGGGTTCTGCTGTGCCCCGAGGACCGCAAGAAGGAGGGCATCATGCCGCTCTCCAGCGTCGCCGAGAACATCAACATCAGCGCGCGCAAGTCCCATTCCACCTTCGGTTGCCTGTTGCGTGGCCTGTGGGAAAAGGGCAACGCCGACAAGCAGATCGCCGCGCTGAAAGTGAAGACGCCGAGCGCGTCGCAGAAAATCATGTACCTGTCTGGTGGCAATCAGCAGAAGGCGATTCTCGGTCGCTGGCTGTCGATGCCGATGAAAGTCCTGCTGCTCGACGAACCGACTCGCGGCATCGATATCGGCGCCAAAGCCGAGATCTACCAGATCATCCATAACCTCGCGGCCAGTGGCATTGCGGTGATCGTGGTGTCCAGCGACTTGATGGAAGTCATGGGCATTTCCGACCGCATCCTGGTGCTGTGCGAAGGCGCGATGCGCGGCGAGCTGTCCCGCGACGAGGCCAATGAATCCAACCTGCTGCAACTGGCTTTGCCGCGCCAACGCGCTGACGGCGTGGCGAATTGAGAGGTAATTATGATGACTATCCAAAACAACGCTCTGCCTACCCAGCGCAAACCCCTGGACCTGCGGCGTTTTC containing:
- a CDS encoding SDR family oxidoreductase; its protein translation is MAEPLSLPPVPEPPKGERLKNKVVLLTGAAQGIGEAIVATFACQQARLIISDIQGEKVEKVAAHWRDKGFDVQAIKADVSNQQDLHAMARLAVERHGRIDVLVNCAGVNVFCDPLEMTEEDWRRCFAIDLDGAWFGCKAVLPQMIEQGIGSIINIASTHSSHIIPGCFPYPVAKHGLLGLTRALGIEYAPKGVRVNAIAPGYIETQLNVDYWNGFADPQAERQRAFDLHPPRRIGQPMEVAMTAVFLASDEAPFINASCITIDGGRSVMYHD
- a CDS encoding substrate-binding domain-containing protein, translating into MNRRPGIRSLCCAALAVTAVSLSSSLLAAEQVKIGFLVKQAEEPWFQTEWAFAEKAGKDKGFTVIKIAVPDGEKTLSAIDSLAANGAKGFVICPPDVGLGPAIVAKAKANGLKVMTVDDRFVDANGKFMEDVPYLGMAAFEVGQKQGTAMATEAKKRGWDWKETYAVINTFNELDTGKKRTDGSAKALEDAGFPKDHILFTAQKTLDVPGSMDATNSALVKLPSGAKNLIIGGMNDNTVLGGVRATESAGFTAANVIGIGINGTDAIGELKKPNSGFFGSMLPSPHIEGYNTAAMMYEWVTTGKEPPKYTAMDDVTLITRENFKQELEKIGLWN
- the araG gene encoding L-arabinose ABC transporter ATP-binding protein AraG, with product MQAQTQTQEHVGGSLRFNGIGKTFPGVKALDGISFVAHPGQVHALMGENGAGKSTLLKILGGAYIPSSGDLQIGERTMAFKSTADSIASRVAVIHQELHLVPEMTVAENLFLGHLPASFGLINRSTLRQQALACLKGLADEIDPQEKVGRLSLGQRQLVEIAKALSRGAHVIAFDEPTSSLSAREIDRLMAIIGRLRDEGKVVLYVSHRMEEVFRICNAVTVFKDGRFVRTFENMSELTHDQLVTCMVGRDIQDIYDYRPRQRGAVALKVDGLLGPGLREPVSFEVHKGEILGLFGLVGAGRTELFRMLSGLTRNTAGRLELRGHELKLRSPRDAIAAGVLLCPEDRKKEGIMPLSSVAENINISARKSHSTFGCLLRGLWEKGNADKQIAALKVKTPSASQKIMYLSGGNQQKAILGRWLSMPMKVLLLDEPTRGIDIGAKAEIYQIIHNLAASGIAVIVVSSDLMEVMGISDRILVLCEGAMRGELSRDEANESNLLQLALPRQRADGVAN